One Catenulispora sp. MAP5-51 DNA segment encodes these proteins:
- a CDS encoding APC family permease, whose amino-acid sequence MVASEAADTRRPSMPSPSEQLPDLDPGQQAALGEVGRRWGDGIDDPRSWHEALPVDPALDAYPSAVAPSRFGRFVPVAVAVEEADESDEAEETDESERLPTGMGTVRHRVRRALLGHPLRSSAIAHERMRKLIALPVLSADALSSVAYGPEAMLAILVLAGTAGLRNALPIAGAIAVLMLAVGVSYRQTIRAYPNGGGSYIVASGNLGRIPGLFAAAGLLVDYVLTVAVSVSAGVAALTSAVPSLAGSAVPIGLGVIAVLLAGNLRGVRQAGAMFAAPTYAFILAVALLIGFGLADAARHSFHAAAPPHLSVPQSAGVLLILRAFASGATAMTGVEAISDAVPTFHKAEWRNARTTLTIMISLLIVMFVGTVVVLHLSGVVPSGGQTALSQLARRLYGPGLLYGFTQAATAGILLLAANTAFNDFPRVLFYLARDRQAPRMFLRMGDRLAFSNGIVVLAVAAAALYAAFGGKTDPLIPLFAVGVFLAFTLSQAGMVVLWWRERGDRWRRSLACNAVGTVMSGAVFLTAGATKFLEGAWVAVIAVLVFVGLALGIRRYYDRLAAAVELSPDQDQTPQQIRHLSVVPLSVLDRAAMRALAYAASLGQPVLVLHVSPTEEEAERFRDYWRLWGAHLPLEVVVSPYRTTVTPLVGSLESLATRHRGLTLTVIIPEIVVRHWWQALLHDRIASRLRRMLRHLPSVVITSVPFHP is encoded by the coding sequence ATGGTTGCGTCCGAAGCGGCAGACACCCGGCGGCCGAGCATGCCGAGCCCCTCCGAGCAGTTGCCCGATCTGGATCCCGGGCAGCAGGCGGCGCTCGGCGAGGTCGGACGGCGATGGGGCGACGGCATCGACGATCCGCGGTCCTGGCACGAAGCACTGCCCGTCGATCCGGCGCTCGACGCGTATCCGTCGGCGGTGGCGCCATCGCGCTTCGGGCGGTTCGTGCCGGTGGCGGTGGCGGTGGAAGAGGCCGACGAGAGCGACGAAGCTGAAGAAACCGACGAGTCCGAGCGACTGCCGACCGGTATGGGGACTGTCCGACACCGTGTCCGCCGCGCTCTGCTCGGCCATCCGCTGCGCAGCAGCGCCATCGCGCACGAGCGGATGCGGAAGCTGATCGCGCTGCCGGTGTTGTCGGCCGACGCGCTGTCCTCCGTCGCCTACGGCCCCGAGGCCATGCTGGCGATCCTCGTCCTGGCCGGCACCGCCGGGCTGCGGAACGCGCTGCCGATCGCCGGCGCGATCGCCGTCCTCATGCTCGCCGTCGGCGTCTCCTACCGGCAGACGATCCGCGCCTATCCCAACGGCGGCGGGTCGTACATCGTGGCCAGCGGCAACCTCGGCCGGATCCCGGGACTGTTCGCGGCGGCCGGGCTGCTGGTCGACTACGTCCTGACGGTCGCGGTGTCGGTGTCCGCGGGCGTCGCCGCGTTGACCTCCGCGGTGCCCTCGTTGGCGGGATCGGCCGTGCCCATCGGGCTGGGAGTGATAGCGGTTCTGCTCGCCGGGAACCTGCGCGGGGTGCGGCAGGCCGGTGCGATGTTCGCAGCACCCACATACGCCTTCATCCTGGCCGTGGCGCTGTTGATCGGGTTCGGGCTGGCCGACGCCGCGCGGCACAGCTTCCACGCGGCCGCTCCCCCTCATCTGAGCGTGCCCCAGAGCGCCGGGGTCCTGTTGATCCTGCGCGCTTTCGCCTCGGGCGCGACCGCCATGACAGGGGTCGAAGCCATCTCCGACGCGGTGCCGACGTTCCACAAGGCCGAATGGCGCAACGCGCGCACCACGCTGACCATCATGATCTCGCTGCTGATCGTGATGTTCGTGGGCACGGTCGTCGTCCTGCACCTGAGCGGCGTCGTCCCGAGTGGAGGTCAGACCGCCTTGTCCCAGCTGGCGCGCCGGCTTTACGGACCCGGACTGCTGTACGGCTTCACCCAGGCGGCGACCGCGGGGATCCTGCTGCTGGCCGCGAACACGGCGTTCAACGACTTCCCCCGCGTCCTGTTCTACCTGGCCCGGGACCGTCAGGCGCCCCGGATGTTCCTGCGCATGGGCGACCGGCTGGCGTTCAGCAACGGGATCGTCGTGCTGGCCGTCGCCGCCGCCGCGCTGTACGCGGCCTTCGGCGGCAAGACCGACCCGCTGATCCCGCTGTTCGCGGTCGGGGTGTTCCTGGCGTTCACGCTGTCCCAGGCCGGGATGGTCGTCCTGTGGTGGCGCGAGCGCGGTGACCGGTGGCGCCGGAGCCTGGCCTGCAACGCGGTCGGGACGGTCATGTCGGGCGCGGTCTTCCTCACCGCGGGCGCCACGAAGTTCCTCGAGGGCGCCTGGGTCGCGGTGATCGCGGTGCTGGTGTTCGTGGGGCTCGCGCTGGGGATCCGCCGCTACTACGACCGCCTGGCCGCCGCCGTCGAGCTGTCCCCCGACCAGGACCAGACGCCGCAGCAGATCCGCCACCTGTCGGTGGTCCCGCTCTCGGTCCTCGACCGGGCCGCGATGCGTGCGCTGGCCTACGCCGCCTCGCTCGGACAGCCGGTCCTGGTCCTGCACGTCAGCCCCACCGAGGAGGAGGCCGAGCGGTTCCGCGACTACTGGCGGCTGTGGGGAGCCCACCTGCCGCTGGAGGTCGTGGTGTCGCCGTATCGCACCACCGTCACCCCGCTGGTGGGCTCCCTGGAATCCCTCGCCACGCGACACAGGGGACTGACTCTCACGGTGATCATCCCGGAGATCGTCGTCCGGCACTGGTGGCAGGCCCTGCTGCACGACCGGATCGCGTCGCGGCTGCGGCGGATGCTGCGGCACCTGCCGAGTGTGGTGATCACGTCAGTACCCTTCCACCCCTGA
- a CDS encoding alpha/beta fold hydrolase, whose protein sequence is MQPGSGRTGTPAPMPDGASSNFATVNGVRLHYVIAGSGDPVLLLHGWPETWYAWRKVIPVLASQFTVVAPDMRGYGDSERPVDGYDKVTVATDLHELMRSLGFGRVHLVVQDMGGPVGFAYAASFPADVRDFTFIESAVPGFGLEASMDVAHGGSWHVGFNMAEGISEMLVAGRERAFIEYFYRRGTLHPDALTQADIDEYARSYEAGGLVASFKYYRTLLDDAKVNREKLAVQALTLPVLSLAAEKGFGDLSHASIAQVADRVERQTIADAKHFLVQDQPQAATEAILSFLTRMDEA, encoded by the coding sequence GTGCAGCCCGGTAGCGGCCGGACCGGGACGCCCGCGCCGATGCCGGATGGAGCGTCGTCGAACTTTGCGACGGTCAACGGCGTGCGGCTCCACTACGTGATCGCCGGCAGCGGCGATCCGGTACTCCTCCTGCATGGCTGGCCCGAGACCTGGTACGCATGGCGCAAGGTCATTCCGGTGCTGGCATCCCAATTCACCGTGGTCGCGCCTGACATGCGCGGCTACGGTGATTCGGAGCGTCCCGTCGACGGCTACGACAAGGTGACGGTCGCGACCGACCTGCACGAGCTGATGCGATCGCTGGGATTCGGACGCGTTCACCTCGTCGTCCAGGATATGGGCGGGCCCGTGGGCTTCGCCTATGCGGCGAGCTTTCCGGCGGATGTGCGCGACTTCACCTTCATTGAGAGTGCGGTTCCGGGGTTCGGCCTCGAAGCGTCGATGGACGTGGCGCACGGCGGCAGTTGGCACGTGGGCTTCAACATGGCCGAAGGGATCAGCGAGATGCTGGTCGCCGGGCGGGAGCGAGCCTTCATCGAGTACTTCTACCGCCGCGGCACGCTGCACCCGGACGCGCTGACACAGGCCGATATCGACGAGTACGCGCGCAGCTACGAGGCGGGCGGTCTCGTGGCGAGCTTCAAGTACTACCGGACGCTGCTCGACGACGCGAAAGTCAATCGCGAGAAGCTCGCCGTGCAAGCGCTCACCCTCCCGGTGCTCTCGCTCGCCGCCGAGAAGGGGTTCGGCGACCTCTCCCATGCCTCGATCGCTCAGGTCGCCGACCGCGTCGAGCGGCAGACCATCGCGGACGCGAAGCACTTCCTGGTGCAGGATCAGCCGCAGGCGGCGACAGAGGCGATTCTGAGCTTTCTGACGCGGATGGACGAAGCCTGA
- a CDS encoding thiamine pyrophosphate-dependent enzyme: protein MTTVAEQIVTALADLGVRTVWGVVGDALNPVTDAIRREDRIEWIGTRHEEAAAFAAGAQAQLTGTLGVCMGTVGPGSLHLLNGLYDAKKSHAPVLAICGQVPTAELGADFFQEVDNDQVFRDVAAFRHTVTAASQMPRVLEQAVQAAYAGPGVAVLTLPGDVGAAEVAKDSAVHITRVPALLTPDDGQIGLAARLLDEAEKVTMLVGTGAREARAEVLDLADHLAAPMVLTLKAKEGLEADNPFQIGQSGLIGNPATHEALKSADALLMIGTDFPYPEWLPAGTATVQIDIKNEHIGRRTPVDVGVVGDAGLSATALKGRLRRKEDRKHLERSRSEYEDWLGHQRRLTDPEHDKGLVGKVRSLFDNTEDKIRPEVLATLIDAHAADDAVFTTDTGMSTVWLARFVTMRGTRRLLGSFNLGSMANAMPQALGAAALDRQRQTIAFCGDGGLTMLLGDLLTAVAHELPVKLIVFDNGRLGMVKLEQEQGGLPEFGTELTNPDLSALARAAGMPAARVTDPEQLEAAVTAALAAPGPFLLDVVTNPEEIALPPKTSIDQAWGFAIAKVKEGVVSRGAKA, encoded by the coding sequence ATGACCACCGTCGCCGAGCAGATCGTCACCGCACTGGCCGATCTGGGAGTACGGACCGTGTGGGGCGTGGTCGGCGACGCGCTCAACCCGGTGACCGACGCGATCCGCCGCGAGGACCGCATCGAGTGGATCGGCACCCGGCACGAGGAGGCGGCGGCGTTCGCCGCGGGTGCCCAGGCCCAGCTCACCGGGACCCTGGGCGTGTGCATGGGGACGGTGGGCCCGGGTTCGCTGCATCTGCTGAACGGGCTGTACGACGCGAAGAAGTCGCACGCTCCCGTGCTGGCGATCTGCGGGCAGGTCCCCACGGCGGAGCTGGGCGCCGACTTCTTCCAGGAGGTCGACAACGACCAGGTGTTCCGCGATGTGGCGGCCTTCCGGCACACCGTGACCGCCGCGTCCCAGATGCCGCGGGTCCTGGAGCAGGCGGTGCAGGCCGCGTACGCCGGACCGGGCGTCGCGGTCCTCACCCTGCCCGGCGACGTCGGCGCCGCCGAGGTCGCCAAGGACAGTGCCGTGCACATCACGCGGGTCCCGGCCCTCCTGACGCCCGACGACGGGCAGATCGGCCTGGCCGCGCGGCTGCTGGACGAGGCCGAGAAGGTCACCATGCTCGTTGGGACCGGAGCCCGCGAGGCCCGCGCGGAGGTGCTGGACCTGGCCGACCACCTGGCGGCCCCCATGGTCCTGACCCTCAAGGCGAAGGAGGGCCTGGAGGCGGACAACCCCTTCCAGATCGGCCAGAGCGGGCTGATCGGCAATCCGGCGACCCACGAGGCGCTGAAGTCGGCCGACGCCCTGCTGATGATCGGCACCGACTTCCCCTACCCGGAGTGGCTCCCGGCCGGGACGGCGACCGTCCAGATCGACATCAAGAACGAGCACATCGGCCGCCGGACACCGGTGGACGTGGGAGTCGTCGGCGACGCGGGCCTGAGCGCCACGGCTTTGAAGGGCCGGCTGCGCCGCAAGGAGGACCGCAAGCACCTGGAGCGGTCGCGCTCGGAGTACGAGGACTGGCTCGGGCACCAGCGCCGCCTGACCGACCCGGAGCACGACAAGGGTCTGGTGGGCAAGGTCCGCTCGCTGTTCGACAACACCGAGGACAAGATCCGCCCCGAGGTGCTGGCCACGCTGATCGACGCGCACGCCGCCGACGACGCGGTGTTCACCACCGACACCGGCATGTCGACCGTGTGGCTGGCCCGCTTCGTGACGATGCGCGGCACCCGCCGCCTGCTCGGCTCCTTCAACCTCGGCTCGATGGCCAACGCGATGCCGCAGGCCCTCGGCGCCGCCGCGCTCGACCGGCAGCGCCAGACGATCGCCTTCTGCGGCGACGGCGGCCTGACGATGCTGCTGGGCGACCTGCTCACCGCGGTCGCCCACGAGCTGCCGGTCAAGCTCATCGTCTTCGACAACGGCCGCCTGGGCATGGTCAAACTCGAGCAGGAACAAGGCGGTCTGCCGGAGTTCGGCACGGAGCTGACCAACCCCGACCTGTCCGCCCTGGCCCGCGCGGCCGGCATGCCCGCCGCCCGCGTCACCGACCCCGAACAGTTGGAGGCCGCGGTGACGGCGGCGCTGGCGGCGCCGGGACCGTTCCTGCTCGATGTGGTCACCAACCCCGAGGAGATCGCGCTGCCGCCCAAGACGAGCATCGACCAGGCTTGGGGGTTCGCGATCGCGAAGGTGAAGGAGGGGGTTGTGAGTCGGGGGGCGAAAGCTTAG
- a CDS encoding WhiB family transcriptional regulator — MTLLPLLRARDTARDTARDTAGDTVDDDPTRRLAWQERAACRNGDDHLFFEPDNEWPQARARREEAAKKVCADCPVQAECLRFAEAGWGEFGVWGGTTQRERANRRRRRRQNGAPPRGRAKSVRRR, encoded by the coding sequence GTGACATTGCTTCCATTGCTTCGCGCCCGCGACACCGCCCGCGACACCGCCCGCGACACCGCCGGCGACACCGTCGACGACGACCCGACGCGCCGCCTCGCATGGCAGGAACGCGCCGCTTGCCGGAACGGTGACGACCACCTGTTCTTCGAGCCCGACAACGAATGGCCGCAGGCCCGCGCACGCCGCGAGGAGGCGGCGAAGAAGGTCTGCGCAGACTGCCCGGTGCAGGCCGAATGCCTGCGCTTCGCCGAAGCCGGCTGGGGGGAGTTCGGCGTGTGGGGCGGCACCACGCAGCGGGAACGAGCCAACCGCCGCCGGCGCCGGCGCCAGAACGGGGCGCCGCCTCGGGGCCGGGCCAAGAGCGTGCGGCGTCGGTGA
- a CDS encoding YhjD/YihY/BrkB family envelope integrity protein has protein sequence MAGRQPDRRAYWRARWRHSIMGRILSGYAEVELMRRSMAFATLGLVTLIPLLILVAAVDPFSPRGFGQWIADGMGLPESTAAPLVRVFRTPHGIAKQTGALSLTLLVVFGLTFVAEVQIGYEEIWRLPARSLLRFWHRSWRLVVWLAALTGYASFEVASGRLLQHGTFASAVRIFIFVTAGLLFFWWGQYFLLAGRVEWSRLLPGAIATVAGLSGLRAFSSLVFDPMIASGAEADGAVGVVLVVVSWLIGVGFVIYGGSLVGRCYHEHRSARE, from the coding sequence ATGGCGGGACGACAGCCGGACCGGCGTGCCTACTGGCGTGCGCGCTGGCGCCACAGCATCATGGGCCGGATCCTGAGCGGCTACGCCGAGGTGGAGCTGATGCGGCGGTCCATGGCCTTCGCGACCCTGGGCCTGGTGACGCTGATCCCGCTGCTCATCCTGGTGGCGGCGGTCGACCCGTTCTCTCCACGCGGGTTCGGCCAGTGGATCGCCGACGGCATGGGCCTGCCCGAGAGCACCGCCGCGCCGCTGGTCCGGGTGTTCCGGACCCCGCACGGGATCGCCAAACAGACCGGCGCCCTCAGCCTCACGCTGCTGGTGGTGTTCGGCCTGACCTTCGTCGCCGAGGTCCAGATCGGCTACGAGGAGATCTGGCGGCTCCCAGCCCGGTCCCTGCTGCGGTTCTGGCACCGCTCCTGGCGCCTGGTGGTGTGGCTGGCGGCGCTGACCGGCTACGCGTCGTTCGAGGTGGCCAGCGGCCGGCTGCTGCAGCACGGGACGTTCGCGTCGGCGGTGCGGATCTTCATCTTCGTGACGGCCGGGCTGCTGTTCTTCTGGTGGGGGCAGTACTTCCTGCTCGCCGGCCGGGTCGAGTGGAGCCGCCTGCTGCCCGGCGCGATCGCGACCGTCGCGGGCCTGAGCGGTCTGCGGGCCTTCTCCAGCCTGGTGTTCGACCCGATGATCGCCTCCGGCGCCGAGGCCGACGGCGCGGTCGGCGTCGTGCTGGTGGTGGTGTCCTGGCTCATCGGCGTGGGCTTCGTCATCTACGGCGGCTCGCTGGTCGGACGGTGCTACCACGAGCACCGCTCCGCGCGGGAGTGA
- a CDS encoding protease pro-enzyme activation domain-containing protein: MSVSSSRRIRRTLGVLAAPLPVLVLALPVAHAATAPTRVAFAGSSTPHLASDTVRTGSVAATTQVPLEISLKPRDQAGLDAFLREVSDPASPQYKHYLTVPQYAAAYGATDAQIAEVAKYLRGQGLSVGAATANHLTLAASGTAAQVEKAFGVQLNTFHTAGRDVFANTTAPTLPADVASVVSGVAGLSTTSIRTAANHVDSNAAPHAGTVLTPTKARGGYNLTSSISAGDNGSGQTVSLVEFSAYSASAVSAYNSKYSLGAPAATVVKVDGGTTDTSGSVEDELDIEVVNALAPKANVKVYEAPNSDAGEVALYAALVSADVPVISSSWGEPENQENNLASDDADFKEAAAQGQSVFAASGDSGAKDDGSSLSVDYPASDPYVSGVGGTNLTVSSSNAWSSETGWSDSGGGQSDKWSTPSFQTPVNSSGHREVPDVSAAGGDSSPWYIDADGSWTDVWGTSAAAPNWAAFAADYNTAAGKAGKAKFGYANSFLYTVARSSAYSSAFHDVKSGNNGGYNAGTGYDEVTGWGSYNGGKFIAAEL; the protein is encoded by the coding sequence ATGTCTGTCAGCTCCAGCCGGCGAATACGTCGGACGCTCGGTGTCCTCGCCGCACCGCTGCCCGTCCTCGTGCTCGCCCTCCCGGTCGCGCACGCCGCCACCGCCCCCACGCGGGTCGCCTTCGCGGGCAGCTCCACCCCGCACCTGGCGTCCGACACCGTGCGCACCGGATCCGTCGCCGCGACCACGCAAGTGCCACTCGAGATCAGCCTGAAACCGCGCGACCAGGCCGGTCTGGACGCGTTCCTGCGCGAGGTGTCCGACCCCGCGTCGCCGCAGTACAAGCACTACCTGACGGTGCCGCAGTACGCGGCGGCGTACGGGGCCACCGACGCGCAGATCGCCGAGGTCGCCAAGTACCTGCGGGGCCAGGGCCTGTCGGTGGGCGCGGCGACCGCGAACCACCTCACGCTGGCGGCCAGCGGCACCGCCGCGCAGGTGGAGAAGGCGTTCGGCGTCCAGCTGAACACCTTCCACACCGCCGGCCGGGACGTCTTCGCCAACACCACGGCGCCGACCCTGCCCGCGGACGTCGCCTCGGTCGTCTCCGGCGTGGCCGGCCTGTCCACCACCTCGATCCGCACGGCCGCGAACCACGTCGACAGCAACGCGGCCCCGCACGCGGGCACCGTCCTGACGCCCACCAAGGCGCGCGGCGGGTACAACCTCACCTCGTCGATCTCCGCCGGGGACAACGGTTCGGGCCAGACGGTCAGCCTCGTGGAGTTCTCCGCCTACTCGGCCTCCGCCGTCTCGGCCTACAACAGCAAGTACAGCCTCGGCGCTCCGGCGGCCACCGTGGTGAAGGTGGACGGCGGCACCACCGACACCTCCGGCTCGGTGGAGGACGAGCTCGACATCGAGGTCGTCAACGCGCTCGCCCCCAAGGCGAACGTGAAGGTGTACGAGGCGCCGAACAGCGACGCCGGCGAGGTCGCCCTCTACGCCGCGCTGGTCAGCGCCGACGTGCCGGTGATCTCCAGCAGCTGGGGCGAGCCGGAGAACCAGGAGAACAACCTGGCCTCCGACGACGCCGACTTCAAGGAGGCCGCGGCCCAGGGCCAGTCGGTGTTCGCCGCCTCCGGCGACAGCGGCGCCAAGGACGACGGCTCGTCCCTGTCCGTCGACTACCCGGCCTCGGACCCGTACGTGTCCGGCGTCGGCGGCACCAACCTGACCGTGTCCTCCTCCAACGCCTGGAGCAGCGAGACCGGCTGGTCCGACAGCGGCGGCGGCCAGTCCGACAAGTGGTCGACCCCGTCCTTCCAGACGCCGGTGAACAGCAGCGGCCACCGCGAGGTGCCGGACGTCTCCGCCGCCGGCGGCGACAGCAGCCCCTGGTACATCGACGCCGACGGCAGCTGGACGGACGTGTGGGGCACCAGCGCCGCCGCCCCGAACTGGGCCGCCTTCGCCGCCGACTACAACACCGCGGCGGGCAAGGCCGGCAAGGCCAAGTTCGGGTACGCGAACAGCTTCCTGTACACCGTCGCCCGCAGCTCGGCCTACTCCTCGGCGTTCCACGACGTGAAGAGCGGCAACAACGGCGGGTACAACGCGGGCACCGGGTACGACGAGGTGACCGGCTGGGGCTCCTACAACGGCGGGAAGTTCATCGCCGCGGAGCTGTGA
- a CDS encoding hydrophobic protein, which translates to MGVILLVLLLALILGGLGFAVHALWVIAVIVFLAWLVGFGIRRGEAAGAGGRRRWYGRW; encoded by the coding sequence ATGGGTGTCATTCTTTTGGTCCTGCTGCTGGCCCTGATTCTGGGCGGGCTCGGGTTCGCCGTGCACGCGCTGTGGGTCATCGCCGTGATCGTGTTCCTGGCCTGGCTGGTCGGCTTCGGCATCCGCCGCGGTGAGGCCGCGGGCGCCGGTGGGCGTCGCCGGTGGTACGGCCGCTGGTAA
- a CDS encoding serine/threonine-protein kinase, which translates to MDVNGRYILGRLIGEGATACVYEADDTVLRREVAVKVFRTIDIGDTTSERVDEEARLLARLAHPHLLPVYDTGRGADGHRFIVMPLVRGTTLAKRLSAGPVEPREVKRIGRTLAGALAYIHAQGIVHRDVKPSNVLLADDGTPYLADFGFARAVDGPALTATDCIVGTAGYLAPEQAEGLPLTPAVDVYALGLVLLEALTGEREYHGTPLERAAANALRPPRIPARLGPGWLNVMRAMTVRTPSARPAADEVRALMDVGEDELPGYAPYDRTMELAAVPVSSDGVVASSTASSASASVAAGASAGVAVGAGLRRPRRRLAALGVAALAAVAVVGVGADWLTAGASADTSSPNSTVPGAGAAGPQQNPAPALVPAPAAAPTTLPATTATPAQSTPPPPPTAHKPSAPGPEQGGPAQTKCQPGDGGPKANSHGKHKCSPGDRNDGG; encoded by the coding sequence ATGGACGTGAACGGGCGCTACATTCTTGGCCGACTCATCGGGGAGGGGGCGACGGCGTGCGTTTACGAAGCCGATGACACGGTGTTGCGGCGCGAGGTGGCCGTGAAGGTCTTCCGCACGATCGACATCGGCGACACCACGTCCGAGCGGGTCGACGAGGAAGCCCGGCTCCTGGCCCGGCTGGCCCATCCGCATCTGCTGCCCGTGTACGACACCGGCCGCGGCGCCGACGGCCATCGCTTCATCGTGATGCCCCTCGTGCGCGGGACGACGCTGGCCAAGCGGCTGAGCGCCGGTCCGGTCGAGCCGCGCGAGGTGAAGCGCATCGGCCGGACGCTGGCCGGCGCCCTGGCGTACATCCACGCCCAGGGCATCGTGCACCGCGACGTGAAGCCCAGCAACGTGCTGCTCGCCGACGACGGCACGCCCTACCTCGCCGACTTCGGGTTCGCGCGCGCCGTGGACGGCCCGGCCCTCACCGCCACCGACTGCATCGTCGGCACCGCCGGATACCTCGCGCCCGAGCAGGCCGAGGGGCTGCCGCTGACCCCGGCGGTCGACGTCTATGCCCTGGGCCTGGTGCTGTTGGAGGCCCTGACCGGCGAGCGCGAGTACCACGGCACGCCGTTGGAACGCGCCGCCGCCAACGCCTTGCGGCCGCCGCGCATCCCCGCGCGGCTGGGCCCGGGCTGGCTGAACGTGATGCGCGCGATGACGGTCAGGACCCCTTCGGCGAGGCCCGCGGCCGATGAGGTGAGGGCCCTGATGGACGTCGGCGAGGACGAGCTTCCCGGCTATGCCCCGTACGACCGGACCATGGAGCTCGCCGCGGTCCCGGTCTCCTCCGACGGCGTCGTCGCCTCCAGTACCGCCTCCAGCGCCAGCGCCAGTGTTGCGGCCGGCGCCAGTGCCGGTGTCGCTGTTGGTGCCGGCCTTCGGCGACCACGCCGCCGTCTGGCCGCTCTCGGCGTCGCAGCCCTCGCCGCTGTCGCCGTCGTGGGTGTGGGCGCGGACTGGCTCACCGCGGGCGCGTCGGCCGACACCTCGAGTCCGAACTCGACGGTTCCCGGCGCCGGCGCGGCCGGCCCGCAGCAGAACCCTGCCCCGGCCTTGGTTCCGGCTCCGGCGGCCGCTCCGACCACGCTTCCCGCGACCACCGCAACCCCGGCCCAAAGCACGCCCCCGCCGCCTCCCACCGCCCACAAGCCTTCGGCCCCGGGACCCGAACAGGGCGGCCCGGCACAGACCAAATGCCAGCCCGGCGACGGCGGCCCGAAGGCGAACAGCCACGGCAAGCACAAGTGCTCGCCGGGCGACAGGAACGACGGCGGCTGA
- a CDS encoding FMN-binding glutamate synthase family protein, translated as MRIRWSAVSVPVVLLVITVLAIWAAAAGSLWWLFAVGVFGALAAVAVYDVVQRRHSVLRNFPLIGHLRYLLETIRPEMQQYFVERDYDGRPFDRDTRTVVYEQAKGIHEETSFGTELDVMAPGYEFVEQATVPLDPPEDPPRIRVGGPDCTQPYEMALLNISAMSFGSLSGNAIRALNAGAAAGGFAQDTGEGGLTPYHLEGGADIIWEIGSGYFSVRTRDGDFDEAQFHDKVAHPHVKAAELKLSQGAKPGLGGVLPAAKVSAEIARIREVPQGEKCISPASHRVFQTPRELVLFLARMRELAQGKPVGFKLCVGRRSEFLAICKAMVAEGITPDFIVVDGSEGGTGAAPLEFQDSVGKPLTDGLYVVHNALVGTGLRDRIRIGASGKVATGMDIVKRLAQGADYTNSARAMMMAAGCIQARMCHTNHCPVGVATQDPARARALDVADKSERVRRYQQNTVAQAQQIIAAMGLKEPRELRPEHLLRRIDQNTVRTYGDMYQWLEPGELLAEAPQEWAADWRAADADRFAGVAAL; from the coding sequence ATGCGAATCCGTTGGTCGGCCGTCAGCGTGCCGGTTGTATTGCTCGTCATCACCGTGCTCGCGATATGGGCCGCAGCAGCCGGGTCGCTGTGGTGGCTGTTCGCCGTCGGGGTGTTCGGTGCGCTCGCGGCGGTGGCCGTCTATGACGTCGTGCAGCGTCGCCACTCCGTGCTGCGGAACTTCCCGCTGATCGGCCACCTGCGCTATCTGCTGGAGACCATCCGGCCGGAGATGCAGCAGTACTTCGTCGAGCGGGACTACGACGGCCGCCCGTTCGACCGCGACACCCGGACCGTCGTCTACGAGCAGGCCAAGGGCATCCACGAGGAGACCTCGTTCGGCACCGAACTGGACGTGATGGCCCCGGGCTATGAGTTCGTGGAGCAAGCCACCGTGCCCCTCGACCCGCCGGAGGATCCGCCGCGGATCCGGGTGGGCGGCCCGGACTGCACCCAGCCGTACGAGATGGCCCTGCTGAACATCTCGGCCATGAGCTTCGGCTCCTTGAGCGGCAACGCCATTCGCGCGTTGAACGCCGGCGCCGCGGCCGGCGGATTCGCGCAGGACACCGGCGAGGGCGGGTTGACCCCGTACCACCTCGAAGGCGGTGCCGACATCATCTGGGAGATCGGCAGCGGCTATTTCAGCGTTCGTACTCGCGACGGCGACTTCGACGAGGCGCAGTTCCACGACAAGGTGGCTCATCCGCACGTCAAGGCCGCCGAACTGAAGCTCAGCCAGGGTGCCAAGCCGGGGCTGGGCGGCGTGCTGCCGGCGGCCAAGGTGAGCGCGGAGATCGCCCGGATCCGGGAGGTGCCGCAGGGCGAGAAGTGCATCAGCCCGGCATCGCACCGGGTGTTCCAGACGCCGCGCGAACTCGTCCTGTTCCTGGCGCGGATGCGGGAGCTGGCGCAGGGCAAGCCGGTGGGGTTCAAGTTGTGCGTCGGGCGCCGCAGCGAGTTCCTGGCGATCTGCAAGGCGATGGTCGCCGAGGGGATCACCCCGGACTTCATCGTCGTCGACGGCTCCGAAGGCGGCACCGGCGCCGCGCCGCTGGAATTCCAGGACAGCGTCGGCAAGCCCCTGACCGACGGCCTCTACGTCGTGCACAACGCCCTGGTCGGCACCGGGCTGCGCGACCGCATCCGGATCGGCGCCAGCGGCAAGGTCGCCACCGGGATGGACATCGTCAAACGCCTGGCCCAAGGCGCCGACTACACCAACTCGGCCCGCGCGATGATGATGGCCGCCGGCTGTATCCAGGCCCGGATGTGCCACACCAACCACTGCCCGGTCGGCGTGGCCACCCAGGATCCGGCGCGCGCCAGGGCGCTCGACGTCGCCGACAAGTCCGAGCGCGTCCGCCGCTACCAGCAGAACACCGTCGCGCAGGCCCAGCAGATCATCGCGGCGATGGGGTTGAAAGAGCCGCGCGAGCTGCGCCCGGAGCACCTGCTACGCCGCATCGACCAGAACACCGTCCGGACCTATGGCGACATGTATCAGTGGCTTGAGCCCGGGGAACTGCTGGCCGAGGCACCGCAGGAGTGGGCCGCGGACTGGCGGGCGGCCGACGCCGACCGGTTCGCAGGTGTCGCAGCCCTCTGA